Proteins encoded together in one Lysobacterales bacterium window:
- the dksA gene encoding RNA polymerase-binding protein DksA yields the protein MAKPAKKPAAKAKAAKSAAKAAKKLAAKKAASKTPAKKPAAKPVAKSSLVSKLKSLLGKGKSPTKPTKPTKPVKPAKPVKSAKPAKAAKPAPARKPSKAVKPAAKKPASKPVTKPVPKPAAKPTAKPSVKPLAKPTLAAPVVKPTMPQKGPAKAAAQIARPIPPPLVKPTPAPGKPASNVRKAVAVAPKVDKNSRKQQSPMQPVRQLEKKKPVRVNLPAGYRPNAKERYMNEFQVEYFRQKLLGWKNELVEESKQTIDNLRDEVRDVGDEAERATRETENSLELRTRDRYRKLISKIDEALRRIEDGEYGFCIDTAEDIGLDRLEARPTAERTVDAQERWEHRQRQIGD from the coding sequence ATGGCAAAACCCGCAAAGAAGCCCGCCGCCAAGGCGAAAGCCGCGAAGTCCGCCGCCAAGGCGGCAAAGAAGCTGGCGGCGAAGAAGGCCGCGAGCAAGACCCCGGCAAAGAAGCCCGCTGCGAAGCCGGTGGCCAAGAGCAGCCTGGTCAGCAAGCTCAAGTCGTTGCTCGGCAAAGGCAAAAGCCCGACGAAGCCGACGAAGCCGACCAAGCCAGTGAAACCCGCGAAACCGGTCAAGTCGGCCAAACCCGCGAAGGCCGCGAAGCCGGCGCCCGCCAGGAAGCCGTCGAAAGCGGTCAAGCCAGCGGCCAAAAAGCCCGCGTCGAAGCCCGTCACCAAGCCTGTGCCGAAGCCCGCTGCGAAGCCCACGGCCAAGCCTTCGGTGAAACCGTTGGCGAAGCCGACGCTGGCTGCGCCCGTAGTGAAGCCGACCATGCCGCAGAAGGGCCCGGCCAAGGCCGCAGCCCAGATCGCAAGGCCGATCCCGCCGCCACTGGTCAAGCCGACGCCCGCGCCGGGCAAGCCTGCGAGCAATGTGCGCAAGGCGGTGGCAGTGGCACCGAAGGTCGACAAGAATTCCAGGAAACAGCAGAGCCCGATGCAGCCAGTACGTCAGTTGGAAAAGAAGAAGCCCGTACGCGTGAACCTCCCCGCCGGCTACAGGCCGAACGCGAAGGAGCGCTACATGAACGAGTTCCAGGTCGAGTATTTCCGTCAGAAGCTGCTCGGCTGGAAGAACGAACTGGTCGAAGAGTCGAAGCAGACCATCGACAATCTGCGCGACGAGGTGCGTGACGTCGGTGACGAAGCCGAGCGTGCCACGCGTGAGACCGAGAACTCGCTGGAACTGCGCACGCGCGATCGCTACCGCAAGCTGATTTCGAAGATCGACGAGGCGCTGCGCCGCATCGAGGACGGCGAATACGGTTTTTGCATCGATACCGCAGAGGATATCGGTTTGGACCGTCTTGAGGCACGTCCGACCGCGGAACGCACGGTGGATGCGCAGGAGCGCTGGGAGCACCGTCAGCGCCAGATCGGCGATTGA
- the yidD gene encoding membrane protein insertion efficiency factor YidD produces the protein MIDRLLIKSLQTYKRFLSPLLGQRCRFHPTCSHYAITAIERHGAMRGSLLASTRLLRCQPLCEGGLDPVPERFTRRFWARNASSDPPPDAPDR, from the coding sequence ATGATCGATCGCCTGCTGATCAAGTCACTGCAAACCTACAAGCGTTTCCTCAGCCCGCTGCTCGGGCAACGCTGTCGATTTCACCCGACTTGCTCCCACTACGCGATCACCGCGATCGAACGCCATGGCGCGATGCGCGGCTCGTTGCTGGCCAGCACGCGCCTGCTGCGCTGCCAACCGTTGTGTGAAGGCGGACTCGACCCGGTGCCGGAGAGGTTCACCCGACGCTTCTGGGCACGCAACGCCTCCTCCGACCCGCCGCCGGATGCCCCGGACCGCTAG
- a CDS encoding dihydroorotase: MSDPRWLITNALLVNEGRSFHADLRIAEGRIERIERGLQARADETVIDASGLWLLPGMIDSQVHFRDPGLTHKGDIASESRAAVAGGITSYLEMPNTKPPAVDIETLEAKYARAAEVSAANYGFYLGATNDNLDQIRRIDAKRVPGLKIFMGASTGNMLVDNPDTLDAIFREAPCTIITHCEDTPMIDANVAAAKARFGDDIPVELHPELRSREACLKSTTLALALARRHGTRLHVLHLSTAEEVALFEPGPIESKRITAETCVHYLHFDSRDYLRRGALIKCNPAIKHASDRAAILRALVEGRIDVLATDHAPHTLPEKSRHYTASPSGLPLVQHALQCALERAFDGDLAVATLVERFAHAAAKRYRIRDRGFLREGGFADLVLVDPNRSQLVRREDTLSRCGWSPFEGDTFRSSIHSTFVNGRRVWYNGAFDQPALAMRLEFDAQ; this comes from the coding sequence ATGAGCGACCCACGCTGGCTGATCACGAACGCCCTGCTGGTCAACGAGGGGCGCAGCTTCCATGCCGACTTGCGCATCGCCGAGGGTCGCATCGAACGCATCGAACGCGGCCTGCAGGCGCGCGCGGACGAAACCGTGATCGATGCCAGCGGCCTGTGGCTCCTGCCCGGCATGATCGACTCGCAGGTGCACTTCCGCGACCCCGGCCTGACGCACAAAGGCGACATCGCCAGCGAATCGCGCGCAGCCGTAGCAGGCGGCATCACCAGCTACCTGGAGATGCCGAACACCAAACCCCCGGCGGTCGACATCGAGACGCTGGAGGCGAAGTACGCGCGTGCGGCGGAAGTTTCGGCGGCGAACTACGGCTTCTACCTCGGTGCGACCAACGACAATCTCGACCAGATCCGCCGCATTGACGCGAAGCGCGTGCCGGGATTGAAGATCTTCATGGGTGCATCTACCGGCAACATGCTGGTCGACAATCCCGACACGCTGGACGCGATCTTCCGCGAGGCGCCGTGCACGATCATCACGCACTGCGAAGACACGCCGATGATCGACGCCAACGTCGCGGCCGCGAAGGCGCGCTTCGGCGACGACATCCCGGTCGAACTGCATCCGGAGCTGCGTTCGCGCGAAGCCTGCCTCAAGTCGACCACGCTGGCGCTGGCGCTCGCACGCCGGCACGGCACGCGCCTGCACGTGCTGCACCTCTCGACTGCTGAGGAAGTGGCGCTGTTCGAACCCGGGCCAATCGAAAGCAAGCGCATCACTGCGGAAACCTGCGTGCATTACCTGCACTTCGACAGCCGCGACTACTTGCGCCGCGGCGCGCTGATCAAGTGCAATCCGGCGATCAAGCACGCATCGGATCGCGCGGCCATCCTGCGCGCGCTGGTCGAGGGCCGCATCGATGTGCTCGCCACCGACCATGCACCGCACACGCTGCCGGAGAAGTCGCGCCACTACACCGCTTCGCCGTCCGGGCTGCCGCTGGTGCAGCACGCGCTGCAATGCGCACTGGAGCGCGCGTTCGATGGTGATCTCGCGGTCGCCACCCTGGTCGAACGCTTCGCCCATGCGGCCGCAAAGCGCTACCGGATTCGCGACCGTGGCTTCCTGCGCGAGGGCGGTTTCGCCGATCTGGTGCTGGTCGATCCGAACCGTTCGCAGCTCGTGCGTCGCGAGGACACGCTGTCGCGTTGCGGTTGGTCGCCGTTCGAGGGAGATACGTTTCGATCGTCGATCCACTCGACCTTCGTCAACGGCCGCCGCGTCTGGTACAACGGAGCGTTCGATCAGCCGGCGTTGGCGATGCGGCTGGAATTCGACGCGCAATGA
- a CDS encoding M23 family metallopeptidase — MMRAPSALVLAALAAGASALELRTELPASTTPGALVVGRTEPGAEVQFGGRSLRVSEDGSFVFGLGRDINGRVAVNVRYRDGAAQAFEIPVTPREFAIERVDGLPESTVNPDAKLAARIAREQAMVATARERDDPRQDWRFGFLWPNTGRISGVYGSQRILNGTPKNPHYGVDIAVGTGTPIHAPAGGIVSFVANDLYLTGGTVILDHGYGLSSVFVHMSRIDVKPEQRIKQGQVLGAVGATGRATGPHLHWGMNWFETRLDPQLAAGPMPK; from the coding sequence ATGATGCGCGCGCCCTCGGCCCTGGTGCTGGCCGCGCTCGCAGCCGGCGCCAGCGCGTTGGAACTGCGCACCGAGCTGCCCGCCTCGACCACGCCGGGCGCGCTGGTGGTCGGCCGCACCGAGCCGGGCGCCGAGGTGCAGTTTGGCGGGCGCAGTCTGCGCGTGAGCGAAGACGGTAGTTTCGTGTTCGGGCTTGGCCGCGACATCAACGGCCGCGTGGCGGTGAACGTACGCTATCGCGATGGCGCCGCGCAGGCGTTCGAGATTCCGGTCACGCCGCGCGAATTCGCGATCGAACGCGTGGATGGCCTGCCCGAGTCCACGGTCAATCCCGACGCGAAGCTGGCCGCGCGCATCGCCCGTGAGCAGGCAATGGTTGCGACAGCGCGCGAACGCGATGATCCGCGCCAGGACTGGCGCTTCGGCTTCCTCTGGCCGAACACGGGCCGCATCAGTGGTGTCTATGGCAGCCAGCGCATCCTCAACGGCACGCCGAAGAATCCGCACTACGGCGTCGACATCGCGGTCGGCACCGGTACGCCGATCCATGCACCTGCGGGCGGCATCGTCAGCTTCGTCGCGAACGACCTGTATCTGACCGGCGGCACCGTCATCCTCGACCACGGGTACGGGCTATCGAGCGTGTTCGTGCACATGAGCCGCATCGACGTGAAGCCCGAACAACGCATCAAACAGGGCCAGGTGCTCGGCGCCGTCGGCGCCACCGGCCGCGCCACCGGCCCGCACCTGCACTGGGGCATGAACTGGTTCGAGACACGACTGGATCCGCAGCTGGCCGCCGGCCCGATGCCGAAGTAG
- a CDS encoding pseudouridine synthase — protein sequence MRISKHIADTGFCSRREADKLLAERRVTVNGVPAAVGTMYAEGDDVRVDGQGLRARVKKAGRTHVYIALNKPVGVTCTTDTSVSGNIIDFVGHEKRIFPIGRLDKDSEGLILLTSNGDIVNEILRHENGHEKEYLVGVNNEVTPEFLRGMAKGVRLHEQTTKPCKTARIARFGFRIVLTQGLNRQIRLMAAAFGYRVAELRRVRIDNVKLGALKIGQWRNLTDAELHGLIPGRAEW from the coding sequence ATGCGCATCAGCAAACACATCGCCGACACCGGATTTTGCTCGCGCCGCGAGGCGGACAAGTTGCTGGCCGAGCGGCGGGTGACGGTGAATGGCGTGCCGGCCGCGGTCGGCACGATGTACGCGGAGGGCGACGACGTGCGCGTCGATGGCCAGGGCCTGCGCGCGCGGGTGAAGAAGGCGGGGCGCACGCATGTCTACATCGCGTTGAACAAGCCGGTCGGCGTCACCTGCACCACCGACACATCGGTGAGCGGCAACATCATCGACTTCGTCGGCCACGAGAAGCGCATCTTTCCGATCGGCCGCCTCGACAAGGACTCCGAAGGCCTGATCCTGCTGACCAGCAACGGCGACATCGTCAACGAAATCCTGCGCCACGAAAACGGGCACGAGAAAGAATACCTGGTCGGCGTCAACAACGAAGTCACGCCGGAGTTCCTGCGTGGCATGGCCAAGGGCGTGCGCCTGCACGAGCAGACGACCAAGCCCTGCAAGACCGCGCGCATCGCCCGCTTCGGCTTCCGCATCGTGCTCACCCAGGGCCTGAACCGGCAGATCCGCCTGATGGCGGCGGCCTTCGGTTATCGCGTGGCCGAGCTGCGCCGCGTGCGCATCGACAACGTCAAGCTCGGCGCCCTCAAGATCGGCCAATGGCGCAACCTCACCGACGCCGAATTGCACGGGCTGATTCCGGGAAGGGCCGAGTGGTGA
- a CDS encoding serine/threonine protein kinase, with amino-acid sequence MSEQAERYRQAKAIFLLAQERPLAGRAAFVAEACGDDAELQREVETLLADDQTRGAALDHLDHAPALPKLPPGYRIERELGRGGMGVVWLAERDNGDFKQRVALKLLGHDALRDPDRRARFRAERRILASLEHPHIARLIDGGTLADGTPFLAMEFVDGERLDVWAERARPDLRELLRQFVAICRAVAAAHQRLVVHRDLKPANILIDAYGTPKLLDFGIAKLLDDSVEAEVATGTGMQLLTPRYAAPEQVRGEAITTATDVYALGAVLYELLTGSTPFARASSTPDLLRAICDTEPLRPSAALAGTTHAGGTTASNLRGDLDAVLLKCLRKEPGKRYRGAAELADDLEAFLDGRPVSASAGSTRYALGKFVARHRVLVASATVVFAVLVVALALTNRQLEETRSQRDLAAQERDRAEAVTEYLVDVFEQATPLRHGGREPTVREALESGAKQLEQDRRLPEETRGVIETAMASVLQDLGDYDTAISIAQRAVARFELQAVRDPRRYAEALARRGSLRQEKGRYAEAAADFRLAIIALGRADPTATASLLNNLATVAMDRDRPEEGDRYRKRAMKLLLVLAGSETLEQAAKEVPSGEVAELMAVVAHNECGVLEMGGHYAEALRVCEATVTLKRRLFPESPARWQGTLSVIGNVHSGRGDYAAAARAHGEALEISERVFGPRHPQVAIASLNLGVDLRQLGDIAGARDAYQKAASIFTGSQGPEHRYTLIARNNLANLEIDAGNFAEGLAEHRAIMEIRRRVLGADAPELAQSLSNIANALSALGDESGAVAANREALRILQRVRSSDHPDLGYARLDLAQRLVSRGQYEEALALLESAHACFAGTGDNALARAQIDFLRAQARIDQAGQREISIALARSALAVAQAQPDNDRIDPVEVQAWLEKHGAAFGP; translated from the coding sequence ATGAGCGAGCAGGCGGAGCGCTATCGCCAGGCCAAGGCGATCTTCCTGCTGGCGCAGGAACGGCCGCTGGCTGGGCGCGCGGCTTTCGTGGCCGAGGCCTGCGGCGACGATGCCGAACTGCAGCGCGAGGTCGAGACCTTGCTCGCCGACGACCAGACCCGCGGCGCCGCGCTCGACCATCTCGACCACGCGCCGGCGTTGCCGAAGCTGCCGCCCGGATATCGGATCGAACGCGAACTCGGTCGCGGCGGCATGGGCGTGGTCTGGCTGGCCGAGCGCGACAACGGCGACTTCAAGCAGCGCGTGGCGCTGAAGCTGTTGGGCCACGACGCCTTGCGCGATCCCGACCGGCGCGCGCGGTTCCGCGCCGAGCGACGCATTCTCGCCAGCCTCGAACATCCGCACATCGCGCGCCTGATCGACGGCGGCACGCTCGCGGATGGCACGCCGTTTCTGGCGATGGAGTTCGTCGATGGCGAGCGTCTCGATGTCTGGGCCGAACGCGCACGACCGGACCTGCGCGAGCTGCTGCGGCAATTCGTCGCGATCTGCCGCGCGGTGGCAGCGGCGCACCAGCGCCTGGTCGTGCACCGTGACCTCAAGCCGGCGAACATCCTGATCGACGCTTACGGCACGCCCAAGCTGCTCGACTTCGGCATCGCCAAGCTGCTCGACGACAGCGTCGAGGCCGAAGTCGCGACCGGCACCGGCATGCAGCTGTTGACGCCGCGCTACGCCGCACCCGAGCAGGTGCGCGGCGAAGCGATCACCACCGCGACCGATGTCTACGCGCTCGGCGCTGTGCTGTATGAACTGCTCACCGGCAGCACGCCGTTCGCGCGCGCCTCCTCGACTCCGGACCTGCTGCGCGCGATCTGCGACACCGAACCGCTGCGCCCGAGCGCGGCACTCGCCGGCACCACGCATGCCGGCGGCACCACGGCTTCGAACTTGCGCGGCGACCTCGACGCGGTGCTGCTCAAGTGCCTGCGCAAGGAACCCGGCAAGCGCTACCGCGGCGCCGCCGAACTCGCCGACGACCTCGAAGCCTTCCTCGACGGCCGCCCCGTATCCGCCAGCGCCGGCAGCACCCGCTACGCGCTCGGCAAGTTCGTTGCACGCCATCGCGTGCTGGTTGCAAGCGCCACTGTCGTGTTCGCAGTGCTGGTTGTGGCGCTAGCGCTGACCAATCGGCAGCTCGAGGAGACGCGCAGTCAGCGAGATCTCGCCGCGCAGGAGAGAGATCGGGCGGAAGCGGTGACCGAGTACCTGGTCGATGTATTCGAGCAGGCCACGCCTTTGCGGCATGGTGGCCGCGAGCCTACCGTTCGGGAGGCGCTGGAGTCGGGAGCCAAGCAGTTGGAGCAGGACCGACGGCTGCCGGAGGAGACACGCGGCGTCATCGAAACAGCCATGGCCTCGGTGCTGCAGGATCTCGGTGATTACGACACCGCGATCTCGATTGCGCAGCGAGCAGTAGCGCGTTTCGAGCTGCAAGCAGTGAGAGACCCCCGGCGCTACGCCGAAGCGCTGGCAAGACGCGGTTCGTTGCGACAGGAAAAGGGGCGCTACGCGGAAGCGGCGGCGGACTTCCGCCTGGCGATCATCGCTCTCGGGCGAGCGGACCCAACCGCCACCGCGTCCTTGCTCAACAACCTGGCGACCGTGGCGATGGACCGTGACCGGCCGGAAGAGGGTGATCGCTATCGAAAGCGGGCGATGAAACTGCTGCTTGTCCTTGCGGGCAGCGAGACCCTCGAACAGGCGGCGAAAGAGGTTCCGTCGGGAGAAGTCGCCGAATTGATGGCCGTAGTTGCGCACAATGAGTGCGGAGTCCTGGAGATGGGCGGGCACTATGCCGAAGCGCTGCGTGTGTGCGAAGCGACCGTGACGTTGAAGCGCCGGCTCTTTCCGGAGTCGCCAGCGAGATGGCAAGGCACGCTCTCGGTCATCGGCAATGTCCACTCCGGACGCGGCGACTACGCTGCGGCTGCGCGTGCTCATGGCGAGGCGCTGGAGATCTCGGAGCGCGTGTTCGGCCCGCGGCATCCGCAGGTGGCCATCGCGTCCTTGAACCTGGGGGTGGACCTGCGGCAACTGGGGGACATCGCTGGCGCCCGCGACGCCTACCAGAAGGCCGCGTCCATCTTCACTGGCAGCCAGGGGCCGGAACATCGATACACACTGATCGCACGCAACAATCTCGCCAATCTCGAAATTGACGCAGGCAACTTCGCCGAAGGACTCGCCGAGCACCGCGCGATCATGGAGATTCGCCGTCGCGTGCTTGGCGCTGACGCGCCTGAACTCGCGCAATCGCTGTCGAACATCGCGAATGCGCTGTCAGCGTTGGGGGACGAGAGCGGTGCAGTCGCGGCCAATCGCGAAGCGCTGCGGATTCTGCAGCGGGTTCGCAGCAGCGACCACCCCGATCTCGGGTATGCCCGCCTCGATCTGGCCCAGCGGCTGGTCAGTCGGGGGCAGTACGAAGAGGCGTTGGCATTGCTCGAGTCGGCGCACGCGTGCTTTGCAGGAACGGGTGATAACGCGCTTGCACGCGCGCAGATCGACTTTCTTCGAGCACAGGCCCGCATCGACCAGGCCGGGCAACGCGAAATTTCCATCGCTTTGGCGCGCAGTGCGCTGGCTGTGGCTCAAGCTCAGCCGGACAACGACCGAATCGATCCGGTCGAAGTCCAGGCATGGCTGGAGAAGCACGGAGCAGCGTTTGGGCCTTGA
- a CDS encoding protein kinase: MSEAAARYRQAKAIFLLAQQRPLEARDGFLAEACGSDAALRAEVEALLEEDRTRGAALDHLDHASALPKLPPGYRIERELGRGGMGVVWLAERDSGDFKQRVALKLLGFDALRDPDRHARFRAERRILASLEHPNIARLIDGGNLADGTPFLAMEYVEGERLDVWVERAAPKLRELLRLFVAICRAVQAAHQRLIVHRDLKPANILVDGYGAPALLDFGIAKLLDDSVEAEVATGTGMQLLTPRYAAPEQVRGEAITTATDVYALGVIQYELLTGSSPYGRAAAMPDQLRAICDTEPARPSQATRATGTTSAAHLRGDLDAILLKCLRKEPGKRYRGAAELADDLESFLDGRPVSARAGSTRYAFGKFVARHRVLVASTAVVFAVLVVAMLLLSRQLAETRRERDIAEHERDRATQSFALLQEVLVSADPSISKGEELTARQILEAGARRIEAQAWVAPELRAELLARIADTETTLGMRETARAHLDRADALTGPDDVAIRGLIAVRRLVSASVAGEMQEVESQSAVLLAQIDAGDSTLSLADRADVLITRANALNFLGRGGESLVLLQRVLALLPQGPELARKRLSAHSQLGQNLQNLGRLQEAESHLREALRVSLANGFDPLRVSRDRNNLAGVLAMQGRFAEAMAEHRLGIADFIAVAGREHPEYGVRLNNLGMTEYGAGDIDHSLQHMRESVALNRERYGPQSHIVAVAEANLAGVLTAAGRFAEAQSLIGAAHASLLAKYGSNSLLVLRAARAAGVLAMEQQDFAAARRWFGACEQTARAAQLEANPATMRCQVGLAELELYGADIDAASTRMERVAVQAAKLDPRHYERGMATLVAARLAFAAGDRESLAQQLGAVSDEALVELWQLAWRDLLRAAGETRCDAAAANARGLLLARSGRPHPRFAPLCAKEDGA; the protein is encoded by the coding sequence ATGAGCGAAGCCGCCGCGCGCTACCGCCAGGCGAAGGCGATCTTCCTGCTGGCGCAGCAGCGCCCGCTGGAGGCGCGCGACGGGTTTCTGGCGGAGGCTTGCGGCAGTGACGCGGCCTTGCGCGCTGAGGTCGAGGCGCTGTTGGAAGAAGACCGCACGCGTGGCGCTGCGCTCGATCATCTCGACCATGCCAGCGCGCTTCCGAAGCTGCCGCCGGGGTACCGGATCGAGCGCGAACTGGGTCGCGGCGGCATGGGCGTGGTCTGGCTGGCCGAGCGCGACAGCGGAGACTTCAAGCAGCGTGTGGCGCTGAAGCTGCTCGGCTTCGACGCCTTGCGCGATCCCGACCGACACGCCCGCTTCCGCGCCGAGCGGCGCATCCTCGCGAGTCTGGAGCACCCAAACATTGCGCGCCTGATCGACGGCGGCAATCTCGCCGACGGCACACCGTTCCTGGCGATGGAATACGTCGAGGGCGAGCGGCTGGATGTCTGGGTCGAGCGTGCCGCGCCCAAGCTGCGCGAGCTGCTGCGCCTGTTCGTCGCGATCTGCCGCGCGGTGCAGGCCGCGCACCAGCGGTTGATCGTGCATCGCGACCTGAAGCCGGCGAACATCCTGGTCGATGGCTACGGTGCGCCCGCGCTGCTCGACTTCGGCATCGCCAAGCTGCTCGACGACAGCGTCGAGGCCGAAGTCGCGACCGGCACCGGCATGCAGCTGTTGACGCCGCGCTACGCCGCACCCGAGCAGGTGCGCGGCGAAGCGATCACCACCGCGACCGATGTCTATGCGCTGGGCGTGATCCAGTACGAACTGCTCACCGGCAGTTCGCCCTACGGCCGCGCGGCGGCGATGCCGGACCAGTTGCGCGCGATCTGCGACACCGAGCCGGCGCGCCCCAGTCAGGCCACACGCGCCACCGGCACCACCTCGGCTGCGCACCTGCGCGGCGACCTGGACGCGATCCTGCTCAAGTGTCTGCGCAAGGAGCCGGGCAAGCGCTACCGCGGCGCCGCCGAGCTCGCCGACGATCTCGAGAGCTTCCTCGACGGCCGCCCGGTATCGGCACGCGCCGGCAGCACCCGCTATGCGTTCGGCAAGTTCGTCGCCCGCCACCGCGTGCTGGTCGCGAGCACGGCGGTGGTGTTCGCGGTGCTGGTGGTAGCCATGCTGTTGCTCAGCCGGCAGCTGGCCGAGACCCGCCGCGAGCGCGATATCGCCGAACATGAGCGCGACCGCGCCACGCAGAGCTTCGCCCTGCTGCAGGAAGTGTTGGTCAGCGCCGATCCGTCAATCAGCAAGGGCGAGGAGCTGACCGCGCGCCAGATCCTCGAAGCGGGAGCGCGGCGCATCGAGGCGCAGGCCTGGGTCGCGCCGGAACTGCGCGCCGAACTGCTGGCGCGGATTGCCGACACCGAGACCACGCTCGGCATGCGCGAGACGGCGCGCGCCCACCTCGACCGCGCCGATGCGCTGACCGGCCCGGATGATGTCGCGATCCGCGGGCTGATCGCGGTACGCAGGCTGGTGTCGGCCAGCGTCGCGGGGGAGATGCAGGAGGTCGAGTCGCAGAGTGCCGTGCTGCTCGCGCAGATCGACGCAGGAGACAGCACGCTGTCGCTTGCAGACCGCGCCGACGTGCTGATCACGCGCGCCAACGCGCTGAACTTTCTCGGACGCGGCGGCGAGAGCCTGGTTCTGCTGCAGCGCGTGCTCGCGCTGCTGCCGCAAGGGCCGGAGCTGGCGCGCAAGCGTCTTTCGGCGCACAGCCAGCTCGGCCAGAACCTGCAGAACCTCGGGCGGCTGCAGGAGGCCGAGTCGCACCTGCGCGAGGCGCTGCGGGTGAGCCTGGCAAACGGTTTCGACCCGCTGCGCGTCTCGCGTGATCGCAACAACCTGGCCGGGGTGCTGGCGATGCAGGGGCGCTTCGCCGAGGCGATGGCCGAACACCGGCTTGGCATTGCGGACTTCATCGCGGTCGCCGGGCGCGAGCATCCGGAATACGGCGTGCGCCTGAACAATCTCGGCATGACCGAATACGGCGCAGGGGATATCGATCACTCGCTGCAGCACATGCGTGAATCGGTCGCGCTGAACCGCGAACGCTATGGACCGCAAAGCCACATCGTTGCCGTGGCCGAGGCCAACCTGGCCGGCGTACTCACCGCCGCCGGGCGCTTCGCGGAAGCGCAGTCGCTGATCGGTGCGGCGCATGCGAGCCTGCTCGCCAAGTACGGGTCGAACAGCCTGCTGGTGCTGCGTGCCGCGCGCGCGGCCGGGGTGCTGGCGATGGAACAGCAGGACTTCGCAGCCGCGCGGCGCTGGTTCGGGGCCTGCGAGCAGACCGCGCGCGCAGCGCAGCTCGAAGCCAATCCGGCGACGATGCGTTGCCAGGTCGGACTCGCGGAACTGGAACTCTACGGCGCCGACATCGATGCCGCGTCGACGCGCATGGAACGGGTCGCGGTACAGGCGGCGAAGCTCGACCCGCGCCACTACGAACGCGGCATGGCGACGCTGGTTGCGGCGCGACTCGCGTTCGCCGCGGGCGATCGCGAGTCGCTGGCGCAGCAACTCGGCGCGGTGTCGGACGAAGCGTTGGTCGAGCTCTGGCAGCTCGCCTGGCGCGACCTGTTGCGCGCCGCTGGCGAAACCCGTTGTGACGCGGCCGCGGCAAACGCCCGCGGCCTGCTGCTGGCGCGCTCCGGACGCCCGCATCCGCGCTTCGCGCCGCTGTGCGCGAAAGAGGACGGGGCATGA
- a CDS encoding sigma-70 family RNA polymerase sigma factor: MRLDVAPSLLEQCIRDLDGGFSYGRPCPEVRAPLLVLPAPISLWPADSAESGIGVGLGADVAQDDGKGADLTGWLAAWHGGDRAAAERLFSKVYRELRQMAAGLLSGGAPARTLQPTALVNEAMIKLIGGTPDFENRAHFFGAAARAMRQVLVDHARRHYADKRGGGQTLEALDAAAGVAIDDSAELIALDDALSRLDALDPEAARVVELRYFAGLSIEEAAVVMGQHPSTTYREWQHAKAWLKRELSA; encoded by the coding sequence ATGCGCCTCGATGTAGCGCCGAGCCTGCTTGAACAGTGCATTCGGGATCTCGATGGTGGTTTTTCATATGGGCGCCCATGTCCGGAAGTGCGGGCGCCCTTACTAGTGTTGCCGGCGCCGATTTCCCTCTGGCCCGCCGACAGCGCAGAATCGGGCATCGGCGTGGGCCTGGGGGCGGATGTGGCGCAGGACGACGGCAAGGGTGCGGACCTGACCGGCTGGCTCGCGGCCTGGCACGGTGGCGATCGTGCCGCGGCCGAGCGATTGTTCTCGAAGGTCTACCGCGAATTGCGGCAGATGGCCGCGGGTCTGCTCTCGGGCGGGGCGCCGGCGCGCACGTTGCAGCCGACCGCGCTGGTCAACGAGGCGATGATCAAGCTGATCGGCGGCACGCCCGACTTCGAGAATCGCGCCCACTTCTTTGGCGCCGCCGCGCGCGCGATGCGACAGGTGCTGGTCGACCATGCGCGTCGCCACTACGCCGACAAGCGCGGCGGCGGCCAAACGCTGGAGGCGCTCGATGCCGCCGCCGGCGTCGCCATCGACGACAGCGCCGAACTGATCGCGCTCGACGATGCGCTGTCGCGTCTCGATGCGCTCGATCCGGAGGCAGCGCGCGTGGTCGAGCTGCGCTATTTCGCCGGGCTCTCGATCGAGGAAGCCGCCGTGGTGATGGGTCAGCACCCGTCCACCACCTATCGCGAATGGCAACACGCCAAGGCCTGGCTCAAGCGCGAGCTCTCGGCATGA
- a CDS encoding PIN domain-containing protein has protein sequence MDAWLASPSLVLLAENEHHWSLLRGLIDRARVQGPMVHDARIAALCLSHGVRELWSADRDFSRFSGLRIRNPLV, from the coding sequence ATCGATGCCTGGCTGGCCTCGCCCTCACTGGTGCTGCTGGCCGAAAACGAACACCACTGGTCGCTGCTGCGCGGCCTGATCGACAGGGCCAGAGTGCAGGGGCCGATGGTGCACGACGCGCGCATCGCCGCGCTGTGCCTCAGCCATGGCGTGCGCGAACTGTGGTCAGCCGACCGCGACTTCAGCCGGTTTTCCGGTCTGCGTATCCGCAACCCGCTGGTGTAA